One Amycolatopsis sp. NBC_00355 genomic window carries:
- a CDS encoding TetR/AcrR family transcriptional regulator has translation MPYRRTPKVQERLDAQRETIVAAATRQLAERGYSGCSVAAVAERAGVAVGSVYRHFPTKADLVVHVFRQVVTREVEAVRTASAGLDEPAERVLAVFETFAQRALKAPRQAYALLAEPVDALIDAERLEFRRAFTDVVAEHVAAGVRDGSLPPQDGRITAAALVGAAAEVLIGPLTSGNEQDVAALRAFVLRALGGSDARHA, from the coding sequence GTGCCCTACCGCCGCACCCCGAAGGTGCAGGAACGTCTCGACGCGCAGCGCGAGACGATCGTCGCCGCCGCGACGCGCCAGCTGGCCGAACGCGGTTACAGCGGGTGCTCCGTCGCCGCGGTCGCCGAGCGGGCCGGTGTCGCCGTCGGCAGCGTGTACCGCCACTTCCCCACCAAGGCCGACCTGGTCGTGCACGTGTTCCGGCAGGTCGTGACGCGGGAGGTCGAGGCGGTCCGGACGGCGTCCGCGGGCCTGGACGAGCCCGCCGAGCGGGTCCTGGCCGTGTTCGAGACGTTCGCCCAGCGTGCGCTCAAGGCGCCACGGCAGGCCTACGCCCTGCTGGCCGAGCCGGTCGACGCGCTCATCGACGCCGAACGGCTCGAGTTCCGCCGCGCGTTCACCGACGTCGTCGCCGAGCACGTCGCGGCCGGCGTCCGGGACGGCTCGCTGCCGCCGCAGGACGGCCGGATCACCGCCGCCGCACTGGTGGGGGCCGCCGCCGAGGTCCTGATCGGGCCGTTGACCAGTGGAAACGAACAGGACGTCGCCGCCTTGCGCGCGTTCGTCCTTCGCGCTTTAGGAGGTTCCGATGCCCGCCACGCATGA
- a CDS encoding GNAT family N-acetyltransferase, producing the protein MKVRDATPDDAAACAAIYAPYVTDTVISFETEPPDAEEMAHRIAGAHAWLVIEEDGQVLGFAYAGPFAKRAAYRWSCETSVYLEPGRRRTGAGRALYETLFDRLREHGYRRAFAGMTLPNDASAALHRALGFEPAGVYRKVGWKHGAWRDVAWVQKDLSDDEGAPDPVYLT; encoded by the coding sequence ATGAAGGTTCGAGACGCCACACCGGACGACGCCGCGGCCTGCGCCGCCATCTACGCGCCGTACGTCACCGACACCGTGATCTCCTTCGAAACGGAACCACCCGACGCCGAAGAGATGGCCCACCGCATCGCCGGCGCACACGCGTGGCTCGTCATCGAGGAGGACGGCCAAGTACTGGGGTTCGCGTACGCCGGCCCGTTCGCCAAGCGCGCCGCGTACCGGTGGTCGTGCGAGACGAGCGTCTACCTCGAACCCGGCCGACGCCGGACGGGCGCCGGGCGCGCCTTGTACGAGACGTTGTTCGACAGGCTGCGGGAGCACGGATACCGGCGGGCGTTCGCCGGGATGACCCTGCCGAACGACGCGAGCGCCGCACTGCACCGCGCACTGGGGTTCGAGCCCGCGGGCGTCTACCGGAAGGTGGGCTGGAAGCACGGAGCCTGGCGAGACGTCGCCTGGGTCCAGAAGGACCTCTCGGACGACGAGGGAGCCCCGGATCCCGTTTACTTGACATAA
- a CDS encoding SWIM zinc finger family protein, whose amino-acid sequence MTDDRVRGFPAFGTTGTRGRFATSWWGRAWVSAMEDTALDLRQLKQGRRYAAAGLVGPITVSPGRIAAVVDDVDSAGGGPYRTQLTLAELSDGDWVRFLDRVASRAGHLAALLDRDMPPDLVAAADDAGVHLLPVIGDLDPECDCPGWELPCKHAAALSFQASWLLDADPFVLLLMRGRGEREIREELESRTAPRADFSADVDRTPGELPDLAEFRPSGAPSIPAAPGVPAEAFALLVANASAQAGAVLAGEPWPSRRQDTIRLAALFPSAQLGEGPEFDRAVAAWTHGGRAGLDVLDTRWTPPKPVIAAARAALADVDPVFERNHCTVGDTQLRLDHQGRWHPYRLDGDVWWPTGPPETDPGLLLG is encoded by the coding sequence ATGACCGATGACCGTGTGCGGGGTTTCCCCGCGTTCGGGACGACCGGGACACGCGGGCGGTTCGCGACGTCGTGGTGGGGCCGGGCGTGGGTGAGCGCCATGGAGGACACGGCGCTGGACCTGCGGCAGCTCAAGCAGGGCCGCCGGTACGCCGCGGCCGGCCTGGTCGGGCCGATCACGGTGAGCCCGGGCCGGATCGCGGCCGTGGTGGACGACGTGGACAGCGCTGGCGGCGGCCCGTACCGCACCCAGCTGACGCTGGCGGAGCTGTCCGACGGGGACTGGGTGCGGTTCCTCGACCGGGTCGCCTCGCGCGCCGGGCACCTGGCGGCGCTGCTGGACCGCGACATGCCGCCCGACCTGGTGGCGGCGGCCGACGACGCCGGCGTCCACCTGCTGCCGGTGATCGGCGACCTCGACCCGGAGTGCGACTGCCCGGGCTGGGAGCTGCCGTGCAAACACGCGGCGGCGCTGTCGTTCCAGGCGTCGTGGCTGCTGGACGCCGACCCGTTCGTGCTGCTGCTGATGCGCGGCCGGGGCGAGCGCGAGATCCGGGAGGAACTGGAGAGCCGGACCGCGCCGCGCGCGGACTTCTCCGCCGACGTCGACCGGACGCCGGGAGAGCTGCCCGACCTGGCGGAGTTCCGGCCGTCGGGGGCGCCGTCGATCCCGGCCGCGCCCGGGGTGCCCGCCGAGGCGTTCGCACTGCTGGTGGCCAACGCCTCGGCACAGGCCGGTGCCGTGCTGGCGGGGGAGCCGTGGCCGAGCCGCCGGCAGGACACCATCCGGCTGGCCGCGCTGTTCCCGTCCGCGCAGCTGGGCGAGGGGCCGGAGTTCGACCGGGCGGTCGCGGCGTGGACCCACGGCGGCCGCGCCGGGCTCGACGTCCTCGACACCAGGTGGACGCCGCCGAAGCCGGTGATCGCGGCCGCGCGGGCCGCGCTCGCCGACGTCGACCCCGTCTTCGAACGCAACCACTGCACCGTCGGCGACACGCAGTTGCGCCTGGACCACCAGGGCCGGTGGCATCCCTACCGCCTCGACGGCGACGTGTGGTGGCCCACCGGACCGCCGGAGACCGACCCGGGTCTCCTGCTGGGCTGA
- a CDS encoding DUF1345 domain-containing protein, translating into MRRLRRIWYQCAEFLLVLLGLGWLIAPNTGLDVVFLLAWDVFALVAIVTRWVRIRRYRLVGDEAEPSWLHSLLGRRSNFAATLVVSVVGMTAGGLILVANTIAEEDDEMASVLQISAVPAVLAAWILLHFGYADRYAHLHYQAAPGPGLRFPETARPNLLDFAYFAFTVGTSFATSDVEVRARPIRYTVLTHSVVSFVYNTAILGIAVGVITGK; encoded by the coding sequence ATGCGTCGTCTGCGGAGGATCTGGTACCAGTGCGCGGAGTTCTTGCTGGTGTTGCTGGGCTTGGGGTGGCTGATCGCGCCGAACACCGGGCTGGACGTGGTGTTCCTGCTGGCGTGGGACGTGTTCGCGCTGGTGGCGATCGTGACGCGGTGGGTGCGGATCCGGCGGTACCGGCTGGTGGGTGACGAGGCCGAGCCGTCGTGGTTGCACAGTCTTCTGGGGCGGCGGTCGAACTTCGCGGCGACGCTGGTGGTGAGCGTGGTCGGGATGACGGCGGGTGGGTTGATCCTGGTGGCGAACACGATCGCCGAGGAGGACGACGAGATGGCGTCGGTGCTGCAGATCAGTGCGGTGCCGGCGGTGCTGGCGGCGTGGATCCTGCTGCACTTCGGGTACGCGGACCGGTACGCGCACCTGCATTATCAGGCCGCTCCGGGGCCCGGGTTGCGGTTCCCGGAGACGGCGCGGCCGAATCTGCTGGACTTCGCGTATTTCGCGTTCACGGTGGGGACGTCGTTCGCGACGTCCGATGTGGAGGTCCGGGCGCGGCCGATCCGGTACACGGTGCTGACGCATAGCGTGGTGTCGTTCGTCTACAACACGGCGATCCTGGGGATCGCGGTCGGCGTGATCACCGGGAAGTGA
- a CDS encoding acyl-CoA dehydrogenase family protein produces the protein MPATHEVVNQVPPLNGHDVAADPALLDGLERAGAGWAAAEVHELGRLAGSELAQDWGRLVNENEPVLRTHDRYGHRIDEVEFHPHWHDLMTVAVEHGLHGTPWRDSRQGAHAARAAKFYVWGQVEAGHSCPISMTYAAIPALRANPELAARYEPLLAATEYDFGLREPTSKRGLIAGMSMTEKQGGSDVRTNTTTATPSADGSYILVGHKWFTSAPMSDMFLTLAQAPGGLSCFLLPRVLPDGSRNPIRLQRLKDKLGNRSNASSEIEYDNAVGWLVGEEGRGVRTIIEMVNNTRLDCALGSASGMRLGAVRAVHHATHRHAFGKALLDQPLMANVLADLVLESEAATTAAMRLAAAGDRPEDPREQAFRRLGLAVTKYWVCKRAPSHAAEALECFGGNGYVEESGMPRLYREAPLTSIWEGSGNVAALDALRAMGRQPESVAAFFEEVELAAGGDARLDDAVDRVRKELTDLDGIEYRARRLVESLALVLQGSLLVRHGDPAVADAFCASRFGGDWGIAFGTLPAGVDTGAIIERAAVR, from the coding sequence ATGCCCGCCACGCATGAGGTCGTCAACCAGGTCCCGCCGCTCAACGGCCACGACGTCGCGGCCGATCCGGCGCTGCTGGACGGGCTGGAGCGGGCCGGGGCGGGCTGGGCCGCGGCCGAGGTGCACGAGCTGGGCCGGCTGGCCGGCAGCGAGCTGGCCCAGGACTGGGGCCGGCTGGTCAACGAGAACGAGCCGGTGCTGCGCACCCACGATCGCTACGGCCACCGGATCGACGAGGTCGAGTTCCACCCGCACTGGCACGACCTGATGACGGTCGCGGTCGAGCACGGCCTGCACGGGACGCCGTGGCGGGACTCGCGTCAAGGCGCGCACGCGGCGCGCGCGGCGAAGTTCTACGTCTGGGGCCAGGTCGAGGCCGGGCACAGCTGCCCGATTTCGATGACCTACGCGGCGATCCCGGCCCTGCGGGCGAATCCGGAGCTGGCGGCGCGGTACGAACCGCTGCTGGCGGCGACCGAGTACGACTTCGGGCTGCGGGAGCCGACGTCCAAGCGCGGGCTGATCGCGGGCATGTCGATGACCGAGAAACAGGGCGGCTCGGACGTCCGCACGAACACGACCACCGCGACCCCGTCGGCGGACGGCAGCTACATCCTGGTCGGACACAAGTGGTTCACCTCCGCGCCGATGTCGGACATGTTCCTGACGCTGGCGCAGGCGCCGGGCGGGCTGTCGTGCTTCCTGCTCCCCCGCGTCCTGCCCGACGGCTCGCGCAACCCGATCCGGCTGCAGCGGCTGAAGGACAAGCTGGGCAACCGGTCGAACGCGTCGTCGGAGATCGAGTACGACAACGCCGTCGGCTGGCTGGTCGGCGAAGAGGGCCGCGGGGTCCGCACGATCATCGAGATGGTCAACAACACCCGGCTGGACTGCGCACTCGGCAGCGCGTCGGGGATGCGGCTGGGCGCCGTGCGCGCGGTGCACCACGCCACCCACCGGCACGCGTTCGGCAAGGCGCTGCTCGACCAGCCGCTGATGGCGAACGTGCTGGCCGACCTGGTGCTGGAGTCGGAAGCCGCGACGACGGCGGCGATGCGGCTCGCGGCCGCGGGCGACCGGCCCGAGGATCCGCGGGAGCAGGCGTTCCGGCGGCTGGGCCTGGCCGTGACGAAGTACTGGGTGTGCAAGCGGGCGCCGTCGCACGCGGCGGAGGCGCTGGAGTGCTTCGGCGGCAACGGGTACGTCGAGGAGTCCGGGATGCCGCGGCTCTACCGCGAAGCGCCGCTGACGTCGATCTGGGAGGGCTCGGGCAACGTCGCCGCGTTGGACGCGCTGCGGGCGATGGGCCGGCAGCCGGAGTCGGTGGCGGCGTTCTTCGAGGAGGTCGAGCTGGCCGCCGGCGGGGACGCGCGGCTGGACGACGCGGTGGACCGGGTCCGCAAGGAGCTGACCGACCTGGACGGGATCGAGTACCGCGCGCGGCGGCTGGTGGAGTCGCTTGCGTTGGTGCTGCAGGGTTCGCTGCTGGTGCGCCACGGCGACCCCGCGGTCGCGGACGCGTTCTGCGCGTCCCGGTTCGGCGGCGACTGGGGCATCGCGTTCGGCACGCTGCCGGCCGGCGTCGACACGGGCGCGATCATCGAGCGCGCCGCGGTCCGCTAG
- a CDS encoding DNA topology modulation protein FlaR, protein MDRVLVLGRGGAGKSTFARRLGLVTGLPVVELDAVFWAAGLVGLSREEWVARQRELVAGPRWVLEGDLGPYDVLEVRLAVADTVVLLNFSLVRCVWRAVRRGRERADFWWWVLGYRRRSLPGLRRALAASGVDVVELRSPVAVERFLRSAG, encoded by the coding sequence GTGGATCGGGTACTGGTGCTGGGGCGTGGTGGCGCCGGGAAGTCGACGTTCGCGCGGCGGCTCGGGCTGGTGACCGGGTTGCCGGTGGTGGAGCTGGACGCGGTGTTCTGGGCGGCCGGGCTCGTCGGGTTGTCGCGCGAGGAGTGGGTGGCGCGGCAGCGGGAGCTGGTGGCGGGTCCGCGGTGGGTGCTGGAGGGCGATCTGGGGCCGTATGACGTGCTGGAGGTCCGGCTCGCGGTGGCGGACACGGTGGTGCTGCTGAACTTCTCGCTGGTGCGGTGTGTCTGGCGGGCGGTGCGGCGGGGCCGGGAGCGGGCGGACTTCTGGTGGTGGGTGCTGGGCTACCGGCGGCGGTCCTTGCCCGGGCTGCGGCGGGCGCTGGCGGCGTCCGGTGTGGACGTTGTGGAGCTGCGCTCCCCCGTGGCCGTGGAGCGGTTTCTCAGGAGCGCAGGTTGA
- a CDS encoding DEAD/DEAH box helicase: MDGLRALLVSDDPEPSVVFWATAAKAAQRLIAAGRLLPGVTEAGHDAWRVGPLQPAEAAWLRDLAAAMPAGDRAPGPLLRAFLDAVADTLPRTPAAAKAAGTKLFAAVAPQRADAIRDWADELAAGLDSGIRVSLRVEAPDGFDAGRYRAVVQVHSLADPGEIADAAELWETGRFGPRARIDVVLALRRGAQVWPALSPLLTSAVPDELALGGDDVVELVAAAAPRLTAAGIDVHWPAELAGSLTARAVVVSGDAPGDLPSFFGGGRALAFDWQLALGGEVLTEAELDALAEARRPVVRLRDRWVLVDPALAAKARERTLKPLTPVDALGAVLSGSTEIDGEHVEVVTEGWLAQLRERLAAPPEPPVPPAGLAASLRDYQLRGLQWLATVTELGLGGCLADDMGLGKTVTLIALHLHRAAGPTLVVCPASLLGNWEREIRRFAPGVPVRRFHGAARSLDDIEDIGGFVLTTYGTLRTDPAPLAGVQWGLLVADEAQHVKNHRSSTAKALRLVPASARVALTGTPVENTLSELWAILDWTTPGLLGSLTEFRARWAKPIEAGDPATGDRLARLLRPFLLRRRKSDPGIAPELPAKTETDRPVALSPEQVALYEAVVREMMADIAASDGIARRGRIVKLLTALKQICNHPAQYLKEPGGRSGKLELLDELLDTILAEGGAVLVFTQYVAMARLLEQHLAARGIGTQLLHGGTPVPRREELVQRFQDGAVPVFLLSLKAAGTGLNLTRADHVVHFDRWWNPAVEDQATDRAYRIGQTRPVQVHRLVAEGTVEDRIAAMLREKRALADAVLAGGEAALTELSDTELAELVELRSRG; the protein is encoded by the coding sequence GTGGACGGTCTGCGGGCGTTGCTCGTGAGCGACGATCCGGAGCCGTCCGTGGTGTTCTGGGCTACGGCGGCGAAGGCCGCGCAGCGGCTGATCGCGGCCGGACGCCTCCTGCCCGGCGTCACCGAGGCCGGGCACGACGCCTGGCGCGTCGGACCGCTCCAGCCGGCGGAAGCCGCGTGGCTGCGCGACCTGGCTGCCGCGATGCCTGCCGGTGACCGGGCGCCGGGGCCGCTGTTGCGGGCGTTCCTCGACGCCGTCGCCGACACGCTGCCCCGCACGCCCGCCGCGGCGAAGGCGGCCGGGACGAAGTTGTTCGCCGCGGTCGCGCCGCAGCGCGCGGACGCCATCCGCGACTGGGCGGACGAGCTGGCCGCGGGCCTCGACTCGGGCATCCGGGTGTCGCTGCGCGTCGAGGCGCCCGACGGCTTCGACGCCGGCCGCTACCGGGCTGTGGTCCAGGTGCACAGCCTCGCCGATCCCGGCGAGATCGCGGACGCGGCCGAGCTCTGGGAGACGGGCCGGTTCGGGCCGCGGGCCCGCATCGACGTCGTGCTGGCCCTGCGGCGGGGTGCGCAGGTGTGGCCGGCGCTGAGTCCGTTGCTCACCTCGGCCGTCCCGGACGAGCTGGCGCTGGGTGGCGACGACGTGGTCGAGCTGGTCGCGGCCGCCGCCCCGCGGCTGACGGCGGCCGGCATCGACGTCCACTGGCCCGCGGAACTGGCCGGTTCGCTGACCGCGCGGGCGGTGGTCGTCTCCGGGGACGCGCCAGGGGACCTGCCGTCGTTCTTCGGCGGCGGCCGGGCATTGGCGTTCGACTGGCAGCTCGCCCTCGGCGGCGAGGTGCTGACCGAGGCCGAGCTGGACGCGCTCGCCGAAGCCCGCCGTCCAGTGGTCCGGCTGCGGGACCGTTGGGTGCTGGTCGATCCGGCGCTCGCCGCGAAGGCCCGTGAGCGGACCCTGAAGCCGTTGACACCGGTCGACGCGCTCGGCGCAGTACTCAGCGGCAGTACCGAGATCGACGGTGAGCACGTCGAGGTCGTCACCGAGGGCTGGCTGGCGCAGCTGCGGGAACGGCTGGCCGCCCCGCCCGAGCCGCCGGTGCCGCCGGCCGGGCTGGCCGCGTCGCTGCGGGATTACCAGCTGCGCGGGCTGCAGTGGCTGGCGACGGTCACCGAGCTGGGGCTCGGCGGGTGTCTCGCCGACGACATGGGTCTCGGTAAGACCGTCACGCTGATCGCGCTGCACCTGCACCGGGCGGCCGGGCCGACCTTGGTGGTGTGCCCGGCGTCGCTGCTGGGCAACTGGGAACGCGAGATCCGGCGGTTCGCCCCCGGCGTGCCGGTACGGCGGTTCCACGGCGCGGCCCGCTCGCTCGACGACATCGAGGACATCGGCGGGTTCGTCCTGACGACCTACGGCACGCTGCGCACCGATCCCGCGCCGCTGGCCGGCGTCCAGTGGGGGCTGCTGGTCGCCGACGAGGCCCAGCACGTCAAGAACCACCGCTCCAGCACCGCGAAGGCGCTCCGGCTCGTCCCCGCGTCGGCGCGGGTGGCGCTGACCGGCACCCCCGTGGAGAACACGCTCTCGGAGCTGTGGGCGATCCTCGACTGGACGACGCCGGGTCTGCTGGGGTCGCTCACCGAGTTCCGGGCGCGCTGGGCGAAACCGATCGAGGCCGGCGACCCGGCGACGGGGGACCGGCTGGCCCGGCTGCTGCGGCCGTTCCTGCTGCGGCGGCGCAAGTCCGACCCGGGCATCGCGCCGGAGCTGCCGGCCAAGACCGAAACGGACCGGCCGGTGGCGCTCAGCCCGGAGCAGGTGGCGCTGTACGAGGCGGTCGTGCGGGAGATGATGGCCGACATCGCCGCGAGCGACGGGATCGCGCGGCGCGGCCGGATCGTGAAGCTGCTGACCGCGTTGAAGCAGATCTGCAACCACCCGGCCCAGTACCTCAAAGAGCCCGGCGGCCGTTCCGGGAAGCTGGAGCTGCTCGACGAACTGCTGGACACGATCCTCGCCGAAGGTGGCGCGGTGCTGGTGTTCACCCAGTACGTCGCGATGGCCCGGCTGCTGGAGCAGCACCTGGCCGCACGCGGGATCGGCACGCAACTGCTGCACGGCGGCACGCCGGTGCCACGCCGGGAAGAGCTGGTGCAGCGGTTCCAGGACGGTGCGGTGCCCGTGTTCCTGCTGTCGCTCAAGGCGGCCGGTACCGGGCTGAACCTGACGCGCGCCGACCACGTCGTGCACTTCGACCGCTGGTGGAACCCGGCCGTCGAGGACCAGGCGACCGACCGGGCGTACCGGATCGGGCAGACCCGGCCGGTGCAGGTGCACCGGCTCGTCGCCGAGGGCACGGTCGAAGACCGGATCGCGGCGATGCTGCGGGAGAAACGGGCCCTGGCCGACGCCGTCTTGGCCGGCGGCGAGGCGGCGCTGACCGAACTGTCCGACACCGAGCTCGCGGAGCTCGTCGAGCTGAGGAGCCGCGGATGA
- a CDS encoding tyrosine-type recombinase/integrase: MKVSEAQQAFFAARRPRKDSPHTTDAYRRDLAGITTLLVSELGRPAEDLEVADLTGQALRTVFGVFADGHAKSSVLRAWSTWNQFLTFCVADGLLAGNPMGAVARPRTPALTPKPLRGEETPEQLLSAAAAGSRKARDPWPERDVLVIALGLVAGLRAAEMRALTPRSLVGRAGELRLHVKGKGSRDRSIPVQPVLAELIERYRESCRVRFPSVRSSPGSPLLLDRVGEPIGRGALEYLVKSCYRGAGLHDRVPAGANLHALRHTFATRLAEDGATASEIMALLGHASLATSQNYIEATGREQRAAAASNRTYRALDGLS; encoded by the coding sequence ATGAAGGTTTCCGAGGCCCAGCAAGCCTTCTTCGCCGCGCGCCGGCCGCGCAAGGACTCGCCGCACACCACTGACGCCTACCGGCGGGATCTGGCCGGGATCACCACTCTCCTGGTTTCCGAGCTCGGCCGCCCTGCCGAGGACCTGGAGGTCGCCGATCTGACCGGGCAGGCGCTGCGGACGGTGTTCGGGGTGTTCGCGGACGGGCACGCGAAGAGCTCGGTGCTGCGGGCCTGGTCGACGTGGAACCAGTTCCTGACGTTCTGTGTGGCGGACGGGCTGCTGGCGGGCAATCCGATGGGCGCGGTGGCGCGGCCGCGGACGCCGGCGTTGACGCCGAAGCCGTTGCGGGGTGAGGAAACCCCGGAGCAGCTGCTGTCGGCGGCGGCCGCGGGTTCGCGGAAGGCGCGGGACCCGTGGCCGGAGCGGGACGTGCTGGTGATCGCGCTGGGGCTGGTGGCGGGGTTGCGGGCGGCGGAGATGCGGGCGCTGACGCCGCGGTCGCTGGTGGGGCGGGCCGGTGAGCTGCGGTTGCACGTGAAGGGCAAGGGCAGCCGGGATCGGTCGATTCCGGTGCAGCCGGTGCTGGCGGAGCTGATCGAGCGGTACCGGGAGTCGTGCCGGGTGCGGTTCCCGAGTGTGCGCTCCTCCCCTGGTTCGCCGTTGTTGCTGGATCGGGTGGGTGAGCCGATCGGGCGGGGGGCGCTGGAGTACCTGGTGAAGTCGTGTTACCGGGGTGCGGGGTTGCACGACCGAGTGCCGGCGGGGGCGAATCTGCACGCGTTGCGGCACACGTTCGCGACGCGTCTGGCGGAGGACGGGGCGACGGCGTCGGAGATCATGGCGTTGCTGGGGCACGCGAGCTTGGCGACGAGCCAGAACTACATCGAGGCGACCGGCCGGGAGCAGCGTGCGGCGGCGGCGAGCAACCGGACGTACCGTGCGCTGGACGGCTTGAGCTGA
- a CDS encoding glycerophosphodiester phosphodiesterase, with protein sequence MRASFPYLADPLPRAFAHRGWHLDELAGLENSLPAFQRAFAEGYRYIETDVHATADGVVVVHHDTHLDRTTDGSGAIASQTWEQLKNVKVGGKVALSRLEDVLEELPEARFNIDVKADQAVRPFVDVLERTGAQDRVAAASFSDARLARLRKLAGPKLVTAVGPRSVLALWARGKLPLLPLGPLVLGVMAQVPVRQGALRVVDKAFVSMAGRSGIEVHTWTIDDPAEMRALLDLGVHGIVTDRPDLLREVLIERGEWQA encoded by the coding sequence ATGCGCGCGTCTTTCCCGTACCTGGCCGATCCGCTCCCCCGTGCTTTCGCTCACCGGGGCTGGCACCTCGACGAGCTGGCGGGGCTGGAGAATTCGCTGCCGGCGTTCCAGCGGGCGTTCGCGGAGGGGTACCGGTACATCGAGACGGACGTGCACGCGACGGCGGACGGGGTCGTGGTGGTGCACCACGACACTCATCTGGACCGGACGACGGACGGGTCGGGGGCCATCGCGTCGCAAACGTGGGAGCAGCTGAAGAACGTCAAGGTCGGGGGCAAGGTGGCGTTGTCGCGGCTGGAGGACGTGCTGGAGGAGCTGCCGGAGGCGCGGTTCAACATCGATGTGAAGGCCGATCAGGCGGTGCGGCCGTTCGTGGACGTGCTGGAGCGGACGGGCGCGCAGGACCGGGTGGCGGCGGCGTCCTTCTCGGACGCGCGGCTGGCGCGGTTGCGGAAGCTGGCGGGGCCGAAGCTGGTGACGGCGGTCGGGCCGCGGTCGGTGCTGGCGTTGTGGGCGCGCGGGAAGCTGCCGCTGTTGCCGCTGGGGCCGCTGGTGCTCGGGGTGATGGCGCAGGTGCCGGTGCGGCAGGGTGCGTTGCGGGTGGTGGACAAGGCGTTCGTGTCGATGGCGGGGCGGTCCGGGATCGAGGTGCACACGTGGACGATCGACGACCCGGCGGAGATGCGGGCGCTGCTGGACCTCGGGGTGCACGGGATCGTGACGGACCGGCCGGATCTGCTGCGCGAGGTGTTGATCGAGCGGGGCGAGTGGCAGGCTTGA
- a CDS encoding helix-turn-helix domain-containing protein, which translates to MTDPLTLRLAATVHTARTSQGLSAAVLAGNSGVSRAMIGKIERGDVQPTAVLLAKLSAALGMTLTELIARAEGDGRRLVRAAEQPVWVDPDSGYRRRSVSPAAGRPLELVEIELPAGAEVPLRASTFLHQQIWVLAGRLRLSEGAEVHELDAGDCLQLGSAPDRVFANPGSLPCRYLVALVPRAT; encoded by the coding sequence ATGACCGATCCCCTGACTCTTCGCCTGGCGGCGACCGTCCATACCGCGCGGACGTCGCAAGGTCTCTCCGCGGCTGTGCTGGCCGGGAATTCCGGGGTCTCGCGGGCGATGATCGGGAAGATCGAGCGCGGTGACGTCCAGCCGACGGCCGTGTTGCTGGCGAAGCTGTCGGCCGCGCTGGGGATGACGCTGACGGAGCTGATCGCGCGGGCCGAGGGTGACGGGCGGCGGCTGGTGCGGGCGGCGGAGCAGCCGGTGTGGGTGGATCCGGATTCCGGGTACCGGCGGCGGTCGGTCTCCCCTGCCGCCGGGCGGCCGCTGGAGCTGGTGGAGATCGAGTTGCCGGCGGGTGCGGAGGTGCCGTTGCGGGCGAGCACGTTCCTGCACCAGCAGATCTGGGTGCTGGCCGGGCGGTTGCGGTTGAGTGAGGGCGCCGAGGTGCACGAGCTGGACGCCGGGGACTGCCTGCAGCTGGGGTCGGCGCCGGACCGGGTGTTCGCGAACCCGGGGTCGCTCCCCTGCCGTTATCTGGTGGCGCTGGTCCCCCGGGCCACCTGA
- a CDS encoding DinB family protein, producing the protein MDLSADLRRYLQQSRESLLASLDGLSEYDIRRPMTPTATNLLGLVKHVAGVEFGYLGDSVGRPAPVPLPWVEDESVWDSADMWATAEQTREELVTLYRRAWQHSDESIAQLPLDAPASVAWWPQERRRTTFGSLLVRVVAETAQHAGHADIVRETIDGRPGSDHDLAGDADWWTRHVTRVQEAADQHAQPRS; encoded by the coding sequence ATGGACCTCTCCGCCGATCTGCGCCGCTACCTCCAGCAGTCACGCGAAAGCCTGCTCGCGTCGCTGGACGGGCTGAGCGAGTACGACATCCGCCGCCCGATGACGCCGACCGCGACGAACCTGCTGGGCCTGGTCAAGCACGTGGCCGGCGTCGAGTTCGGGTACCTCGGCGACAGCGTGGGCCGGCCGGCACCGGTGCCCCTGCCGTGGGTCGAGGACGAGTCGGTCTGGGACAGCGCGGACATGTGGGCCACGGCCGAGCAGACCCGCGAGGAGCTGGTCACCCTCTACCGCCGGGCGTGGCAGCACTCCGACGAGTCGATCGCCCAGCTGCCCTTGGACGCGCCGGCCTCGGTGGCGTGGTGGCCGCAGGAGCGCCGGCGGACGACGTTCGGCTCGCTGCTGGTGCGGGTGGTCGCCGAGACCGCGCAGCACGCCGGGCACGCGGACATCGTCCGGGAGACGATCGACGGCCGCCCGGGCAGCGACCACGACCTCGCCGGCGACGCGGACTGGTGGACCCGGCACGTCACCCGCGTCCAGGAGGCCGCCGACCAGCACGCCCAGCCGCGGTCGTGA